The Gammaproteobacteria bacterium genomic interval CGCAACAGCGGCGGCAGCGCGAAACCGAACAGCGCGAGCAGACCGGTGGCGATACCGGTTACGACGGGCGTCAAACCCGGCGCCGGGACTTTCTGCGCGAGCCAGCCTTCCAGCAACGTCGCCAGCACGGTCTGCGCGAGATAACCCAGCGCGCAGCCCGCCAAACTGGCGAGCAGCCCCAGCACAGCCAACCGCCAGACATAAATCCGCAGCACCAGACCCTCGCTCACACCGAGACAACGCATGATCGCGGTGACATCGGCCTGGTTTTGCGCGTAGTGCCGGGCCGCCAGCGCGATCGCCGCGCCCGCTACCAGTACCGCCACGAGCGCCGCCAGACCCAGATACTGCTGCGCGCGATCCGTTGCTGTGCGAATTTCCGGGCGCCCGTCGCGCACGCCTTGTATCTCCTCGCCGGGCCGCGCGCGCGGTTCCAGCCAGGCACGATACGAGCCGATTGCGGCTGGGGTGCCTGCCAGTAACGTGTGGTACGAAACCCGGCTGTTGACCTTGACCAAGGCCGTGGACGCAAGGTCTTCGAGATTGATCATTAAGCGCGGCGACAGACGGAATAGCTCGCCGCCACGATCCGGCTCGTAATCGATAACAGCGGACACTTTGAAGCGACGGTCGCCCAGATTGATACGCCCACCGGCGGTAAGGCCCAGGTTCAGCATCAGCCGCGGATCAGCCCAGGCCTGGCCAGGATTCGGGATGCCGCGGGTGACTGACGCGGGACGCTCGGACGCCGCCGCGATGCGCATCCGCCCGCGCAGCGGATAGGCATCATCCACTGCCTTGACCTGCACCAGCTGCGTGTCGTTGCCGCTCAGCACCACGCTGGGGAACGTCACCGTATTGGCGATGCGCAAACCCCGCGCCCGCGCCTCCTCCAGCAGGCGCACGCGCGGCGGCGAAGCGGTCTCGATTACCAGATCTGCAGCCAGCAGTTCGGAAGCCTGTAACGCCATCGCGCGCTGAATGCGGTCGGTAAAGAACGCCACTGACGTGATCGCGCCGACGGCCACAACCAGCGACAGCGCGAGGATGCGCAACTCGCCCGCGCGCCAGTCGCGCGTGAGCGAGCGCCCCGCCAAGCGTAAAGCGTCAGCCGCCATGATCGGCGGGCCCCAGGCGTCCCTCGGCCAGCCGCTGACGCCGATCACACCACGCGGTGAGGTCGGTGTCGTGGGTCACCATTACCAGCGCGGCGGCATGTTCGTCACGCAGGGAAAACAGCAGCTCGATAACCTTGCGTCCGGTATTTTGATCGAGATTGCCGGTGGGCTCGTCCGCGAACAATACCCGCGGCTGCGGCGCGAACGCGCGGGCAATCGCAACCCGCTGTTGCTCCCCACCGGACAACTGATGTGGATAATGCCGCGCGCGCGCCGTCAGGCCGACTCTCGCCAGACTGTCGCGCGCGGTCGCCTCCGCCCGCCCGCTGGCGCCGTTTAACTCTAGCGGCAGCATGACGTTTTCCAGCGCGGTCAGACCGGGCAACAACTGAAACGACTGGAACACGAATCCGACCCGCCCTGCCCGCAACGCAGCGCGGCCATCCTCGTCGAAAGCACTCAAGTCCCGGCCAAACAGGTTTACGCGGCCGGCGCTAGCCGTATCCAGCCCCGCCAGCAGACCGAGCAATGTGGACTTGCCCGTGCCCGAGGCGCCGACAATCGCCAGCGCCTCGCCTGCGCGCACGGCGAGATCGACCTCGCGCAGAATTACCAGCTCGCCTTCCGGGCCGGCAACCTGCTTGCTTAAATGGTGCGTTTCAATAACAGGCGTTTCGACGGAGGGAATGTTCACAGGCTGTTGATGTCCGAAAATGCTTTAAGAACAACTATCGACCCGCGTCATGAAGAAACATTCGCTGAAGCCTGCGTTGGCCGTACTGTTATATCTGAGTCTGTGGCAGTCCGCGGTCGCCGCGATGCCGCCCACCATCCTGGTGATGGGCGACAGCCTGAGCGCGGCTTACGGTATCGATAGCGGACGCGGCTGGGTGAGTCTTCTGGCGCGGCGGATCGACGAACGCGGCCACGACTTCCGCGTAGTCAACGCCAGTATCTCCGGCGAAACCAGCGAGGGCGGGCTCTCGCGGCTGCCCGACGCGCTGAACCAGTACACGCCAGCGCTGGTTATTATCGAACTGGGCGCCAACGACGGCTTGCGCGGCATTAACCCCACGGTGCTGCGCTCCAATCTCGAGCGCATGATCAAGCTGAGCCAGCGCCATGACGCGAAAGTGCTGCTGACCGGCGTGCAGATCCCCGCCAATTACGGCGAGGCTTTTCGCGAACGCTATTACGCAGTTTACGAGGGCGTCGCGCGCGACACCGGCACACCGCTGGTGCCGTTCCTGCTAGCCGGCGTCGCGCAGGTCCCTGCGTATATGCAACCGGACGGGCTGCATCCCACCGCGAAAGCGCAACCGATGATTCTCGATAACGTATGGCCGAAGCTCAAGCCGCTGATCGAGGGCGTACCTGCCCCGTAGAAATCTTGTTATTCAACCGAGATCAGACCAATAACGATCAAAACTTAGCGCCAGCTTGCCGATCGCTTTGCTTAACCGACCAGCGCGCGAGCACATCGAGCAGGTCATGGAGCGCACCGATCACCGCATCCGGTGGCCGGCCACCGGGCCAGGGCGACATCGTCGGGTTGTACCAGACGGTGCGCATGCCGGCGCGCGCCGCGCCCAGCACGTCGTTGTCGGGATCATCGCCCACGTGTACGGCGACCGCGGGTTCGGCCTGCGCGCGCGCAAGCGCCGCACGAAAAATACGCGCGTCCGGTTTCGCCACGCCGGCGTCCGCCGCGTACACGATAAAATCAAATAAATGATCGGCCCCGATGCGTTCGACCTGCGCGTTGCCGTTGGTGATGGCGCCCACCGTGTAACGTTCTCTCAGCCGCTTGAGCAACGGCCGGGCGGCGTCGAAAAAGGTCACCTGGTTGCGATGGTGGCGGAAATGCGCCACCGCTGGTTCCACCATCTCACGTCCGTAACCGGCCTCGTCCGCCAGTTGCGCGATCCAGTGACGCCGCAGCGCGGTCATGTCGTGCCGCAGGTCCGTGCGCGACTTGAGCAGCGCCGCGCGATGCGCGCGCATGTCTTCGATCGAGCGCGTCTCGCAGATCCGCGGATAGTGTTCGCGCAGCCAGTCGTACAACGCCTGCTCGGCGCGCAGGATCACCGGGCCGCAGGCCCACAAGGTATCGTCTAGATCGAAGGTGATGCAGCGGATCATCGCGACGCGCCGTGCACGGTGATGGTGACCTGGCGGCGATGGCTGCTGGTGCG includes:
- a CDS encoding ABC transporter permease — encoded protein: MAADALRLAGRSLTRDWRAGELRILALSLVVAVGAITSVAFFTDRIQRAMALQASELLAADLVIETASPPRVRLLEEARARGLRIANTVTFPSVVLSGNDTQLVQVKAVDDAYPLRGRMRIAAASERPASVTRGIPNPGQAWADPRLMLNLGLTAGGRINLGDRRFKVSAVIDYEPDRGGELFRLSPRLMINLEDLASTALVKVNSRVSYHTLLAGTPAAIGSYRAWLEPRARPGEEIQGVRDGRPEIRTATDRAQQYLGLAALVAVLVAGAAIALAARHYAQNQADVTAIMRCLGVSEGLVLRIYVWRLAVLGLLASLAGCALGYLAQTVLATLLEGWLAQKVPAPGLTPVVTGIATGLLALFGFALPPLLRLKQIPPLRVLRRELGNPAPAAWVTGAFALTAACVLLVLQVGEARLVAKLLLGAILTVTALWLSSFALIFGLRRGQPRAGAVWRNGLARLGRRPASNTLQIAAFALGIAALLVLAIARVDLLNIWRDTLPTDAPNYFMINVQPREVAALANLFRENDLMLPEFYPMVRGR
- a CDS encoding ATP-binding cassette domain-containing protein gives rise to the protein MPSVETPVIETHHLSKQVAGPEGELVILREVDLAVRAGEALAIVGASGTGKSTLLGLLAGLDTASAGRVNLFGRDLSAFDEDGRAALRAGRVGFVFQSFQLLPGLTALENVMLPLELNGASGRAEATARDSLARVGLTARARHYPHQLSGGEQQRVAIARAFAPQPRVLFADEPTGNLDQNTGRKVIELLFSLRDEHAAALVMVTHDTDLTAWCDRRQRLAEGRLGPADHGG
- a CDS encoding arylesterase; protein product: MKKHSLKPALAVLLYLSLWQSAVAAMPPTILVMGDSLSAAYGIDSGRGWVSLLARRIDERGHDFRVVNASISGETSEGGLSRLPDALNQYTPALVIIELGANDGLRGINPTVLRSNLERMIKLSQRHDAKVLLTGVQIPANYGEAFRERYYAVYEGVARDTGTPLVPFLLAGVAQVPAYMQPDGLHPTAKAQPMILDNVWPKLKPLIEGVPAP
- a CDS encoding HAD family hydrolase, with product MIRCITFDLDDTLWACGPVILRAEQALYDWLREHYPRICETRSIEDMRAHRAALLKSRTDLRHDMTALRRHWIAQLADEAGYGREMVEPAVAHFRHHRNQVTFFDAARPLLKRLRERYTVGAITNGNAQVERIGADHLFDFIVYAADAGVAKPDARIFRAALARAQAEPAVAVHVGDDPDNDVLGAARAGMRTVWYNPTMSPWPGGRPPDAVIGALHDLLDVLARWSVKQSDRQAGAKF